The stretch of DNA caattttctatTCGTTTGAAATTCTAGTAGGTTTTCCATTCGAAAACGATGTGGCATTTTTGGGCCCGAGAGACAGTTCCGGATTCAATTTTTGCATCATTCctacgtaaacttgcaggaattagATGTTTACAACGTTTTTTCTGAACTTTACGTTACAAGAGACACAAATCCTAACGTTTTATATTATCACAGGCATCATGTGCGCTTGCCCTAGGCTTTTTAAAACCATTTAAAAAGGGACAGTCATTGATTATAATCACTGGTGGGATGGAATTTGCTGTAGAGGTATTTTAAATTTGCCATTCATGTTTGTTAGAGGAAAATAAATTGAATATACTGTTCCCTTATTCCTCGTGTTCCTTTCGTCGTAAATACTTTACTGGGTCATTCTTATGGGATATTTCTGCTTTTATGGTTGATTTTGCAGTTCAACCTGCTCGTGTTCATCAAGACATTCCATGTGACTCAAAATATCCTTGCCATCATGAAACATCTTGAACCAGAAAAACTTTTCAACGGTGTAATAAAACATCACATTGGTAAACCTACGAAGTATCAGGAACAAACTGGCGAACTTGCTGGGCAGTCGCGTATCCTCAATTCCAGGAAGCCCCGAGACATGGAATCCCAGTTGCACTGAGCCCAAAACAAACATGGTGAAGTTTACCAGGAACATAAGAAATAGATTGGCTTTAATGATCCATTTTTGACGGTAAAAGCACTCCTTTGAGATGATGGTATAGTTGAGTATTGGTACCATAGTAGCCATAACAGCGTACTGAAAACAAAACGATGCAAAGATCCCAAAGCCCACACCACTAACTTCTTCGTATTTTGTCTTTAGGACAATTATAAACGCGCTAGCTGCTGATAACAAACATATAAACATTAAGATCCAAAAGTTTGGGTTTCTGATCAATTTTTTCATGACACGTCTCATACCGGAGACACCTTTGTACATGAGTAATGCACCAAGACAAATAATAATGTTCGCCACATGAGACACCATCCACACCAGCTCGATTTCTTTGTCATATGGGAACACTATGGAGTCGTTACATCCATGAGTGGCCGCCTCCTCGTCCAGACAACACGCAACGCCACGCGGTACGTAGAATACAACTAGCCCGATGAACTGCCAGGAAAGGAATAAGGAGTATGCCATCTTAGAGGCTACGCGCGGACGTGTCCGGCAGGCCAGGCGGAGCAGAAGGCGCAGGCATGATGCTATACTAGCATCGTATTGTACTGTGTTAGCCGACAGCAAAGGTAGTTTACTCTCTTTTTCACAAGACTTGTCGCCGTGCTTTGTGGGTTGCATCGTGTTTTCACTTTTCACTGAAAAGGTTTTTTGTGTCTTCTTGTACCAGTTGcagcctgaaaaaaaaaatgaaattttcatttagttaTCGGAATGATGAAAATCTattgttgatttttttacgCTTGCTCTCATTGGTTATCAGAGTAAGATTTTTTTAGGAATTCAATGGTTAATGGGTATCACTCGCCATGTTGTCATCCTAGCGAAATACATTCATTGCCACCGGCTGATTTGGTAAAGGtattgcaatatttttttaaaggtatTGCAatatgacatgacggaaaaacctggaaagagagaagacacaatttatttatttatttatttatactttcaccgttaaaaaaatattaaatcgTACTAACTAAATATAAATGGTGGGGGAAACACAACAAAGCTTGGCTCCACATAAAGTGCACCCTTTCGACTAAGATATATCTATAATTAATAACTAATCAGGGACGagaagctcaaatttcaatgacattttacaaaaagtcgcatcagtttaaaaaaagttgcacttgatattttgtttgctataagttactaagtactcagagaaattctccgcattattcgatgtgaaatgggcttatttgaagcgtcacgtcatgtttttccgtcatgtagGACGGAAAAGAGAAAATGAGCGTTTGGTTGTGTTGTTCCTGACTCTTCAGTCAAAGTCGGTGAGTTTGCTAAAAGACATGCAAAGTTACCAAAGTCTTATCCAGTTATTAAGCAGCAAAATCAGGCCTGAAGGAGTAAGATAGCTCTTCTCTTTATTAGATGAGTATGAgtatcataaaaaaagaaagaaaaactcCGTTAACGTTCTTGAAGACTCAAGACAAGTAAAACTTGAGAATAACCTTCGCAACGAATTGGAAACGCGTCTTGTATCGAGTACAATATTTATTGGGACGTTTAATGGAGCCTTCACAAACGCAATTAAACTAAAAGAAGAGCCTTCAAAACGCATCCGAAACCTAAAGCCTGCCTTGTCACTCTAGTAATTAAGATGTGTAAGATGTGTCCATTTTACAGAGAGATATTGAAACTGGAATGCCGGAAATAATGCCTTGTTCTTTAGTGTGCAAATGTTGctaatttgaataaaaagaatCCGTGTTACAAAAACTTGGCAAGCTGTCAGAGCTGGAAAAAATTCACAAGTCCATAGTTTCTTTTCCAAAAAACCCTCAAATAGGCGTGAGATTTAGATTAAGTTTTCTCGAAAAATCATATTATCTATTGATTTTTTAAGCGCGCTcaatgttattattggggCTATTGCTATAGATCAGACTACTATTGCTGCTGCTTACCTGTTAAGTTTGTTAATAGTGCTGATTCCTAACCAGACAGTATTTCTGTTTCGTAATACAGCCTTTTGGgcttatttctgtttttacaATAGTAAGGTTCCGAAATGCCAGTTTATTTAGAATTTATAACATTTAAGCTTCTAGTAGATAATTACATTGATTAAAAGTGAGTTAAAAAGACAGGAAACATCGTTAGCAAAAGGGACCGCTATACCTTTCGCTAAGTCTTGCAGTCGTTCTTGACTTCCCAAGGGGATTCTGTCGAACTCGCAGCTTCTGTCGATGTGGTTGTAAAATTAGTTTCGAAAGCAATATTAGAATCGCAATGCATATCAATCAAACTTAACGACTTACTTATCAAATTAGACatgcacagggccgtagcaggggacAGGGCACTTGGGGCATgtgtcccccaatattttcaaaaattataaggaaatgaccagtaagggcgtggctgtgccccaatattttctcaatgttcctgtattgtgcccctccaatattccGAGGACTGCTGCGGCACTGATGCATGATATATTAGTTCCAGTACGGAAACCTACAAGGGCAATTCAACAACCAATccaaaagcaacaacaacaataccaaattggtttataaaaaaaatagcgaTTCGCAAATCATTTTATTGATTCACAATTCTTTTTCTATGGAACTTACATGGCCCGAGTTGCGAAAAGGCTTTGTAAATTAGTGTTCATGTTAAATTTGTAGTAATGTTTTCGTTAATGTTAAGTTAGGTATactgattgaaaaaaaacttacttatgaaaaaaactaataattgctcttgtttttatggtttctattgatgataatgatggtgttaTAACTTATACTTGTATTTCTTCTTATATATTAGGACGTATACATGGAAATGTTCTATGGATAGCGGTATTTTTCGTTGCTTTTCaattcagggccgtagcaaggggtgcGGCACTGGGGCcatgcccctcccccaatattttcgaacattttaaggaaatgaccagaaggggcgtgacccccaatattttctgtattgtgtcccccccccccccccccaactctTACATGGCCTGCTACAGCTCCTCAAAGGGTTGCTGAATTGGCCGGAGGAAAGGGTCATCAATGTCAATTTACTTCCGAGACTACTGCGTCACCTCTCGGTACGTGTTCGATGGGTCAAATGCTgattaaaatataaacaaaagaaTTCTTTGAGGGACAGAGAAATTTGCAAACACTATCTAACTCTCAGGACTCAGGGCGACGCGGAGACCGGAAGCGAACGTACGCGCGAACAcgatcctcggggacccagggcgacgCAGAGACCGGAAGCGAACGTACGCGCGAACAcgatcctcggggacccagggcgacgCGGAGACCGGAAGCGAACGAACGCGCGAACAcgatcctcggggacccagggcgacgCAGAGACCGGAAGCGAACGTACGCGCGAAGACGATCCTCTGGGACCAGAGCTCAATTTGTTCTCCTACATAGCATTTAATTTTGGGgtagcattagcatgtgtGGATAAAAAATCAGGCACCTTTCTAAAGGGTGAGTGCatcaatatgtaatgcatgactggAGGTATATGACTGACACGTCAAAATCCTTGTCAACTATTGGGCTATCCCCTCCTGCAGTTTGGTCTAGATCAGAGTTAATGCGACGGAGTTATCACGATTCTTGGAGACCCACTTTATGGGTATCTTGACTGGGTGCTTAGAAAAATTTCACTAGGAGAAACTAGACTTCCTAAACTAAACTTCATCAAACTACCAGAGGTGATAGCCCAATAGATGACAAGGGTTTTTGCGTGTCACTCATGGTTATGGAGTGTTGCTATGGTGACCAGTTAATTTTCAAAGTAAGTGGAAATGTACCAAAAATCTGGGCTGTGCATGATATTTATAatgctatttatttttaatagagAAGAGAAAATATAATTGACAAGACTGCAGTACGGAGACTTAATACGGAGTCTTTAataagacgaaaatttggcagagtcgaattccagtttttggtgtatggCACTGTATATGATATAGCACTTTTCGCGACTCCTTTGTATGCATGTTCAATAGAAGCCATAAAGCCAATGTTGATGCAGCCAGTTAAGTTTTGCACATTGAAGACAGCTAATACACACTTTATAAATATTATAGAAGAGGGATGTCATATTTATCCTAATGGGGTAAAAATTCCACAGTTCGTCAATCTTAAAACGCTACGACTTTTGGCGTGTTCAACAGCAAATTTACCCCTAAGAGGACGGCAAATTGGGTGGggtcaaaacatttttttcaacactAGAGGACGGtactaaaaataaatacaatttcAGTTTCTTGAATTTATTATGATCAGTTGACGGTAAGGTACAGAGTTAAGTAAAGTGAAGATATCCTTTTATGTATTGAATAGGTTTATTGTTGAATAACTTTCGCCGCCTACCATAGAATGTTAGAAGAATCTTTGGACAACTTCTATTTTTATCTATTCCATTTCATCTCCCATGTAGCATTGGTGATAGTCGATATCTACAGAATGAAagctctttttattttatttttatttaatataaattttatttttatctatttaaTTTCATCTTCCATTTTTCTATTGTTTAGAAGCAAGAAGTCTTTTCTATACTCATAGAAATGTTCCAGGGACGATGAAGCTAACGAAGAATATGTTCTTTCTTATGCATATTTATGTAATAATTATCTGGaatgttataataaaaactaTAAACAAGAAGTGTTCCTGTGGGCCATAGCAGGTTGTGGGGCACAGAGGGCACGTGCCTTAAcacctaaaaataaaacttatcTCCTTGCACAAGGTCTGTAATTGCATGTTGCACGCTGTATGTACAGACGGCTCACCGTCACTCCGAGTATCACCTTGTGAACACAGCTTAAAGATGTTTGTATCGGTATAGCTGATTTTctattttcaattttctatTCGTTTGAAATTCTAGTAGGTTTTCTATTCGAAAACGATGTAGCATTTTTGGGCCCGAGAGACAGTTCCGATCGGATTCAATTTTTGCCTCATTCctacgtaaacttgcaggaattagATGTTTACAACGTTTTTTTGAACTCTACGTTAAAAGAGACACAAATCCTAACGTTTTATATTATCACAGGCATCATGTGCGCTTGCCCTAGGCTTTTTAAAACCATTTAAAAAGGGACAGTCATTGATTATAATCACTGGTGGGATGGAGTTTGCTGCAGAGGTATTTTAAATTTGCCATTCATGTTTGTTAGAGGAAAATAAATTGCAATATACTGTTCCCTTATTCCTGGTGTTCCTTTCGTCGTAAATACTTTACTGGGTCATTCTTATGGGATATTTCTGCTTTTATGGTTGATTTTGCAGTTCAACTTGCTCGTGTTCATCAAGACATTCCATGTGACTCAAAATATCCTTGCCATCATGAAACATCTTGAACCAGAAAAACTTTTCAACGGTGTAATAAAACATCACATTGGTAAACCTACGAAGTATCAGGAACAGACTGGTGAACTTGCTGGGCAGTCGCGTATCCTCAATTCCAGGAAGCCCCGAGACATGGAATCCCAGCTGCACTGAGCCCAAAACAAACATGGTGAAGTTTACCAGGAACATAAGAAATAGATTGGCTTTAATGATCCATTTTTGACGGTAAAAGCACTCCTTTGAGATGATGGTATAGTTGAGTATTGGTACCATAGTAGCCATAACAGCGTACTGAAAACAAAACGATGCAAAGATCCCAAAGCCCACACCACTAACTTCTTCGTATTTTGTCTTCAGGACAATTATAAACGCGCTAGCTGCTGATAACAAAGATATAAACATTAAGATCCAAAAGTTCGGGTTTCTGATCAATTTTCTCATGACACGTCTCATACCGGAGACACCTTTGTACATGAGTAATGCACCAAGACAAATAATAATGTTC from Nematostella vectensis chromosome 8, jaNemVect1.1, whole genome shotgun sequence encodes:
- the LOC116603151 gene encoding uncharacterized protein LOC116603151, which produces MQPTKHGDKSCEKESKLPLLSANTVQYDASIASCLRLLLRLARRTRPRVASKVAYSLFLSWQFIGLVVFYVPRGVACCLDEEAATHGCNDSIVFPYDKEIELVWMVSHVANIIICLGALLMYKGVSGMRRVMRKLIRNPNFWILMFISLLSAASAFIIVLKTKYEEVSGVGFGIFASFCFQYAVMATMVPILNYTIISKECFYRQKWIIKANLFLMFLVNFTMFVLGSVQLGFHVSGLPGIEDTRLPSKFTSLFLILRRFTNVMFYYTVEKFFWFKMFHDGKDILSHMECLDEHEQVELQNQP
- the LOC125570229 gene encoding uncharacterized protein LOC125570229, translated to MQPTKHGDKSCEKESKLPLLSANTVQYDASIASCLRLLLRLACRTRPRVASKMAYSLFLSWQFIGLVVFYVPRGVACCLDEEAATHGCNDSIVFPYDKEIELVWMVSHVANIIICLGALLMYKGVSGMRRVMKKLIRNPNFWILMFICLLSAASAFIIVLKTKYEEVSGVGFGIFASFCFQYAVMATMVPILNYTIISKECFYRQKWIIKANLFLMFLVNFTMFVLGSVQLGFHVSGLPGIEDTRLPSKFASLFLILRRFTNVMFYYTVEKFFWFKMFHDGKDILSHMECLDEHEQVELQNQP